Sequence from the Rhizobium sp. TH2 genome:
CATTGCCGCGCTAGACCGTGACGTAACAAGAACACGAACCAGACCGGGTGGAGCCATGGACAGGGCGGATTTCGTAGCGCGTTTCGGCGGCGTTTTCGAGCACTCCGCCTGGATCGCCGAACGGGCGTTCGACAGGGCTGCACCTCCCTCGCGACTGGACGTCGACTGGCTGCACGCGGTGCTTTCCCAGGAATTCCGTGCCGCCACGGACGATGAGCGCCTGGCCGTATTGCGCGCCCATCCCGATCTTGCGGGCAGGCTGGCCATCGCGGGCGTCCTCACCGAGGACAGCCTGCAGGAACAGGCGGGCGCCGGGCTCGACCGGCTGACAGAGGTCGAGTTCGCCCGCTTCACCGATCTCAACACCCGCTATCACGCGCGCTTCGGCTTTCCCTTCATCATCGCGGTCAAAGGGCTTACCAAGCAGGAAATCCTGCATGTCTTCGAAAACCGTATTCATCACACGCGGCCGGAGGAACTCGCCGCCGCGTGCCACGAGGTCGAGAAGATCGCGCGGCTGAGGGTCGAAGCGATGGATTTTTCCGGGATGTGATGGTCACCCATATCCGCGATGCCATGCGTCGCAATGGCGGCGCGATTGACCGCCGCTGTCGGGGGCAAAGGGCTCCGGGGAGGATTTTATCATGGACAGTCTGTCCGCTGGCAGAATGACGTGATGGAAAACACGATCGAGATATCTGACGATTTGAGCCGCCGCATCGACATGCTTGCGTCGCGCTCGACGCTGACACGCGAGCAGATCATCGAGGACGCACTTGCCCACGGGCGTTCGCTCGCTTGGCAGGAGAAGTGGGTTGCCGGCGTTCAGCAAGGCCTGGACGAAGCCGGCCGTGGCGAATTCGCGTCCGATGAAGAGATCGCCGCCGTACTCAACAAATACGGCGAGGCATAGCGAATTTGCGTATCGTCTGGACGCGACGATATCTCCGGGAGCTTGTCGAGATCGGCGACTATATCGCGAAGGAAAATCCGCGCGCTGCGGCCAATGTCGTCAACGAAATCCACTCAACGACGAAACGATTACTGTCCTCCAATCCGTTCATCCGACGCAAGGGCGAGATCAAGGGCACGCGGGAACTCGTGATTCCACGAAGACCCTATGTCGTTGCCTATCGCGTTGGTGATGACGGGATAGAAATCCTCTTCGTCCAGCACGGCGCTCGCGAATGGCCGGAAGAACTGGCCGAACCGTGACCGGTAAACGGAGGACGGCTAACTGGCGAGCACCTCCGGCTCCCTTTCACCCTTCCATTCGAATGTGATTGTCTCGCCCAGCCTGATATTCTGGATCAGATGCGGCCGGAACGCCGCGAGGCAGGTTCCGGCCCTTCGCCGAGCCGAGGGGTAGAGCACGCCGTTGCCACCGCCCTCGAATATCCGGCGCGCCAGCGCCTGACCGGCGGGGTAGGCCGTTGCGATATCCGGTGAGAGTGCCGGCTCGCCATCCATTCCGCGCAGATCATGGAACGGCCCGATGATCCCGGCGAGAAGCTCGCGATAGGCGGTGATGTTGTCATAGATGCCGACATGGTCGAGTTCACGAGTCAGGTGGAAGATCACTTCGGCCTGCGAGGTCTTTGCCGCATCCTTGCCGATCGCCGCATACCAGGCGCCGCGCCTGCCATCGTTGAAGCGGTTGCCATCGGGCTTCACATAGCAGAAGGCGGCGTTGACATAGGTGTAGCCGAAGCCGGCGGCGGGCGTGAGCAGTTCTGAGGGATCGACGTCCGGCGGCATCCGCACGGGCGCGAGGCGCGCCGAGGAGCGTCCCTCCAGCGCTTCCAGCACCTGCCGCTCCTCGTCCGTGTCGTAAAGCGGCGAGAGTGCAGGTTCGGTGATATAGGCGGTCGAAATCAGCCGGACGGTTGAGGGCTCGGCGATCTCGCTGACGGGGATTGATGCCGTCACAATCCACCCCGCATGGCATCGATATGATCGCGCACGCGCATCATTGCCGGTATGCCGCCGGAGATCATCAACCCGACCGGCGTCCGGCCCTCATAGAGCGGACCGCTGTTCTTCAGCGCCGGCCAGCCATATTCGAGTGGCCCATTGAAAAGCAGGCGCAAGCCCTTGAATATGCCGATGATCAGGCTCGCCCGCATGGCCTTGTCGCGATCCAGCGTACCGCGATACTGCCCCGCCTTCATCCGGTTCCAGGTGGCAATCGGCACGTCGAACAGCGCCGCCGCGTCGGCGTTCCTGAGTTTCCAGAGATCGGCCGTTCGCGTCACCGCCTTGACGACAGTGGCGACTTCGACTGCCGGGACCGGTTGGGGCTTGGTAGCGATTGCCATGAGTTCACCATAAGATTTGAATCTTCATATCATATGGTATACATTGTCAACGGCAGTCTGTCAAATATTGCACATGCCGTCCTTCAAACCAATACGCGACACTTCACACTTAGCACCCTGATGCGCTAATCATCTGCCATGCCCCATACCCTCGCTATCCATCCGCTCACCAAATCCGCCTTCGCGGCGTTCGGCGATCTCATCGAGGCCGATCCCGCCACCATGCGGCTGATCAATGGCGGCACGACCGAGCGGTTCCATGCGCTGGGTCACGCCCAGGCACTCGGCGAGGGGGCGGAGGTCATCATCAATCTGTTCCGCGGCCAGCCGCGCAGGTTGCCCTATACAGTCGATATGATGGAGCGCCATCCCTTCGGCAGCCAGAGCTTCCATCCGCTGCAGGAAAGGCCCTGGCTGGTGGTGGTGGCCGAGGACGAAGGCGGCAGGCCCGGCGTCCCGCGGGTATTTCTTGCGAGCGGTCGGCAGGGCGTCAACTACCGCGCGAATGTCTGGCATCATCCCTTGATGGCGCTCGAAGAAATCAGTGATTTTCTCGTTATCGACCGTAGCGGGCCGGGCAACAATCTGGAAGAATATTTCTATTCTGCACCATATGTCATTCTGGAGATTTCCCGATGAGCGGTCTCACAACCCATGTTCTCGATACCGGTCTCGGCCAGCCCGCCAAGGGCGTGATGATCGATATCTTCCGCATCAATGACGAAGTTCGCGAATATATCAGGACCGTGCACACCAATGCCGATGGCCGCATCGATGGCGGCCCGATCCTTCAGGGCGAGAATTTCCGCAAGGGCATCTACGAACTGGTCTTCCATGCCGGGCCGTATCTCCGCTTCCACGGCCACAAGCTCAGCGATCCGCCCTTCCTCGATGTCGTGCCGATCCGCTTCGGCGTCACCGATCCCGAGGCGCATTACCACGTGCCGCTGCTGATTTCAGCTTTCGGCTATGCGACTTATCGCGGCAGCTGATCAGCCCGCCAGCGGCGTATTCAATGGTCTGTTATTGATACCTCCGTGGCCGTCAACAAAGCCAAGTGGTCAGGGAACTGTAGCGGGCCGCGCGAAACACTTCCACTTCTGACTGCATGCTCTCTTGATTAAATCATACGTTTCATTGCAGATGATCTTGGGACAAAATCATTGCTGAAACACTTTTTAGAAAAGAGAGCGACGGATGGCCAAGACCACCACGATCAGGAAGATTTTGACCGATGAAGTCTTCATTGAGGACAACAATAACATCATCAATATCACCAGGACCGGCATGGTAATCACGGATACGCCCGATATGGGCGAACCCAATGCGACGGTCGGGGACAGCGATCTTGCCAAGAATAACATTTTCAACATCGATGGCAGCGTCATCGGTATGGAATTCGCAGCCTTTATCGGCGGGGAGGGATCCGAAATCCATGTTGGAGAGACCGGCTTTCTCCAGGGCGGCTGGGGCGCGGGCATGTCCGGGCTGGAGCAGGTCCTGGTCAATAACGGGTTGATTGTCGGCGGCGGCGGCATCGGTGTTTTCGTCCAGGCGAGCACCGATGGCAAGATCGTCAACAACGGCAAGATCCTGGGCAGTCAATATGCAATCGACGTTGCCCAGGGTGACGGACTGAGCATCACCAACGGCAGGAACGGCATAATTTCCGGGAATAACATAGCGATAACGATCGACCTCCAGACTGGTGACGCCAACAGGATCGTCAACCTGGGCTTGATCAATGTTACGGGAAGTTCCACCACGTCCATCGTTGATGCCGAAGGCAATATCAACATCCGCAACAAGGGCACCATTTCCGGCGGCGTCGATCTCGGCGAGGGCGACGATGTGTTCAACGGTCTCGGCGGCACGATGGTCCGAGGTTTTGTCATTGGCGGCCTCGGCAACGATACGATGTTCGTCGACAGCGCCGATCTCGGTCTGAGCGAGGAAATCGGCGAGGGAACCGATACGATCAAATCCGCGATATCCTACACACTCGACCTGAATGTCGAAAACCTGACCCTGCTCGGCAAGAAGAACATCGATGGCACCGGCAACAGCGAAAACAACATCCTGCACGGAAATGCCGGCGACAACACGCTGAATGGCGATATGGGCGACGATTCCATTTATGGTCACCGTGGAGACGACGAGCTGACGGGTTCTTCAGGCTCCGATACATTTTTCTTCGGAACCAAGGACGGCAACGACACCATCACCGACTTCGTATCCGGCGCGGTCGATCTCATCAATCTCTCTGCCTGGAAGGCATTCGACGATTTCGCCGACGTGCTGGCAAACGCCAAGGACAAGGGCACCGATGTCGTCATCACCTCAGGCAACGACAGCCTGACCATCGAAGATTATCACAAGGCCGAT
This genomic interval carries:
- a CDS encoding ureidoglycolate lyase, with the translated sequence MPHTLAIHPLTKSAFAAFGDLIEADPATMRLINGGTTERFHALGHAQALGEGAEVIINLFRGQPRRLPYTVDMMERHPFGSQSFHPLQERPWLVVVAEDEGGRPGVPRVFLASGRQGVNYRANVWHHPLMALEEISDFLVIDRSGPGNNLEEYFYSAPYVILEISR
- a CDS encoding RES family NAD+ phosphorylase; its protein translation is MTASIPVSEIAEPSTVRLISTAYITEPALSPLYDTDEERQVLEALEGRSSARLAPVRMPPDVDPSELLTPAAGFGYTYVNAAFCYVKPDGNRFNDGRRGAWYAAIGKDAAKTSQAEVIFHLTRELDHVGIYDNITAYRELLAGIIGPFHDLRGMDGEPALSPDIATAYPAGQALARRIFEGGGNGVLYPSARRRAGTCLAAFRPHLIQNIRLGETITFEWKGEREPEVLAS
- a CDS encoding calcium-binding protein, whose protein sequence is MAKTTTIRKILTDEVFIEDNNNIINITRTGMVITDTPDMGEPNATVGDSDLAKNNIFNIDGSVIGMEFAAFIGGEGSEIHVGETGFLQGGWGAGMSGLEQVLVNNGLIVGGGGIGVFVQASTDGKIVNNGKILGSQYAIDVAQGDGLSITNGRNGIISGNNIAITIDLQTGDANRIVNLGLINVTGSSTTSIVDAEGNINIRNKGTISGGVDLGEGDDVFNGLGGTMVRGFVIGGLGNDTMFVDSADLGLSEEIGEGTDTIKSAISYTLDLNVENLTLLGKKNIDGTGNSENNILHGNAGDNTLNGDMGDDSIYGHRGDDELTGSSGSDTFFFGTKDGNDTITDFVSGAVDLINLSAWKAFDDFADVLANAKDKGTDVVITSGNDSLTIEDYHKADLLDIFFSFV
- the uraD gene encoding 2-oxo-4-hydroxy-4-carboxy-5-ureidoimidazoline decarboxylase: MDRADFVARFGGVFEHSAWIAERAFDRAAPPSRLDVDWLHAVLSQEFRAATDDERLAVLRAHPDLAGRLAIAGVLTEDSLQEQAGAGLDRLTEVEFARFTDLNTRYHARFGFPFIIAVKGLTKQEILHVFENRIHHTRPEELAAACHEVEKIARLRVEAMDFSGM
- a CDS encoding antitoxin Xre-like helix-turn-helix domain-containing protein, which translates into the protein MAIATKPQPVPAVEVATVVKAVTRTADLWKLRNADAAALFDVPIATWNRMKAGQYRGTLDRDKAMRASLIIGIFKGLRLLFNGPLEYGWPALKNSGPLYEGRTPVGLMISGGIPAMMRVRDHIDAMRGGL
- the uraH gene encoding hydroxyisourate hydrolase; translated protein: MSGLTTHVLDTGLGQPAKGVMIDIFRINDEVREYIRTVHTNADGRIDGGPILQGENFRKGIYELVFHAGPYLRFHGHKLSDPPFLDVVPIRFGVTDPEAHYHVPLLISAFGYATYRGS
- a CDS encoding type II toxin-antitoxin system RelE/ParE family toxin, translated to MRIVWTRRYLRELVEIGDYIAKENPRAAANVVNEIHSTTKRLLSSNPFIRRKGEIKGTRELVIPRRPYVVAYRVGDDGIEILFVQHGAREWPEELAEP
- a CDS encoding CopG family ribbon-helix-helix protein; translated protein: MENTIEISDDLSRRIDMLASRSTLTREQIIEDALAHGRSLAWQEKWVAGVQQGLDEAGRGEFASDEEIAAVLNKYGEA